GAGATAGCCATACCGATCTCtcagatgatgacgaagatgaggatgctCATGTTGTTGATAGCGAGGAAGATATTAGACGACGCAGCAGCGATGAAGGAACCGGTGAAGAATTACGGCAGAAAATCTTGGCCGCCAAAGGATCTCAGTCGGTTTCTGAACTGATCCAGCAACTTCAACAAATGCATGGGCCCGAACTAGACAGGattctggctgctggtaaaGATAAGTCTTTATCGGAGAGGGACGATATTCTTTTGCGACTCAACCATGCTGCTAGGCCGAGATCAGCACAGGCAAGCACACCTCCCGAAGACACAAAGTTGCTTGCTGGAGATTACGTGACTTTGGattctgttgttgatgatattgcTCGTGCATTGACATGatagtttatttttattttgaatGTATTTTTACTCCTCGTTATATATTTCAGTACTGAAGTGAAGCCCTCAGGCTCCTATCACGATGCTCACGTGGATAGTCTAACTATAAATCCGTGAGCAACAATCAACAAATCTACAAATAgttttaaaaaaattgagTTTTTGCATTAGATACACTAGAAATgaacttttatttatttttagttGTTGGCTTGGAATTCAGCAATCTTAGCAGCAACCTTAGCCTTACGCTCCTCAGAAGTCAACTTCTTTTGCTTGTACTTAAGAGAAATAGCCTTGTACTCCTCCTTGGACTTCTTGTTGGAAGGAACGAAAGAAGGATCGGCACGGATCTTTTCGTGGGCCTCAGTGTAGATGTCCTCGACACCATCAGCCTCGATGTCGTCTTCAATGTAAGACTTGAACAAGGTTCTGTAACGctcctcatcatcgtcagcaAGCTCCTCCATGTACTCAGCAACGTGACCACCAACAATGTACTTGCGAAGAACATCAGCATCCAACTCCTCGGTCTCAATGTCGAAACCAGGGAAACGCTTGGCAGAGTGGGGAATGTAAAGACCACCATCAGAAGCACCCTTCATGGCACCGAAGACACGGTTACCAGTGGTAGTACGGGTCAAACCGACATCAAGGAAGACCTTGAAAGGACGAGGACCATCCTCAACAGCCTCAGTGAGGGAGTACTCACCAGAAGCCTCTTCGTCACCTTGGTAGGTCTCATCCAAACCGAGCTTTTGCAAGGTACGACGAGCAATCAAAAGACCAACAGCGTAGGCAGCGGACCAGTTGGTAAGACCGTGCTTGATTCCGTAACGAGGAAGCTCGTGAGCGTAAGCGGCGCTCAAGACAACATCACCAGTGatttgagaagaaacaacTTGGGCGATGATATCCTTCTTGGTGAAACGGATGACAAGTCTGTACTTGGGGGAGTTGTACTTAGCCTTGTGTTGAGTAACAAGTCTCTTACGGGCGTAGTAATCGGTCTTACCCTCACGTCTACGACGGAAAGGAGTTTGATAACGCGAGTGATAAGCAGCGGTCTTCTCAATCTTTTGGAAAGCCATTTTTATTGACTGGGTTGTTGAACTTcagtttgttgaagaagtgaaaaatatcttGACTTTGAACTAGTTGAAATTTACCTTGCAGCAAGATGTGTACGGCTGGTCTTGCAGAGTCTATTCAGAGTGACGACTACAGACCTCCAATTAAATTCCTATTTAGGAAATGAAGTTTGTGACTGCTTTGTATGGTGGTCACGTGAATATTCTTTTGCACTAGAATTGAGGTCGTATTTGAACGTCATTAAAATCTCATAGGATGTGATTAAAATAGCTTGAATTGTAGTGGCCTTAGAGTCTCTGGGACGAAGTTTTAACGAATTGCACCGGGCGGAATCTTTAATGAGGAAACTATGAGTGATTCACGTGATTGAAGATCGACTTAGCTTGAAGATAATGTGGTTCCCAACCGTCCCTATCGACCATTTCTTCACTCTATAAATTGGAGAGCATTTATTTGGTTCGCTTCCATACCTATCAAAAAATACCAAAGCAAATGGTAAGTTTATTAAGCTGTTATCTCTACTCATATTTCTATGATGTCAACACATGGTCCGTGTTTATGAGGAGGATTAGACCCCTCTGTATGAATCCAAACCCATTATTTCACTTTCACTGAGTTCCTATATGAGTAGGCTGTTTCTGTATAACTATTATAGTTTTTCAAATTGCTAACAGAGCCTTAGATAAGATATCAAACCCACCTTTTTGGAAGTAAAGATACCCTTGTTACATAAATACCCGCTTACCCTCGTTATATAGTTCGTCTAACTTCGCTAAACGTCTACAATTGTTTCGCAGATGTTTAagtataataataaataaataacttACAAAATCGGACATAATATCCTTATACTTCATGTTCATTTCGTTTGATGCATTAATGCCATTGAGTGATTTGGCAATTGCTTGTTGATTTGCTGAGTTTGATAACAAGTTTGTGATCTTCCAAATGGTGGCATGTTAGAGATAACACCCAAAGATGCGATATTTCCTGACACCAAGTGTTTGGTTTTGAGTGGCTGCCTTCTTGACGGTGGTGTTTGATTTGGCAA
This is a stretch of genomic DNA from Sugiyamaella lignohabitans strain CBS 10342 chromosome C, complete sequence. It encodes these proteins:
- the RPL5 gene encoding ribosomal 60S subunit protein L5 (Ribosomal 60S subunit protein L5; homologous to mammalian ribosomal protein L5 and bacterial L18; binds 5S rRNA and is required for 60S subunit assembly; GO_component: GO:0005737 - cytoplasm [Evidence IEA,IEA]; GO_component: GO:0022625 - cytosolic large ribosomal subunit [Evidence IDA] [PMID 11983894]; GO_component: GO:0005622 - intracellular [Evidence IEA]; GO_component: GO:0005634 - nucleus [Evidence IEA,IEA]; GO_component: GO:0030529 - ribonucleoprotein complex [Evidence IEA]; GO_component: GO:0005840 - ribosome [Evidence IEA,IEA]; GO_function: GO:0008097 - 5S rRNA binding [Evidence IEA]; GO_function: GO:0008097 - 5S rRNA binding [Evidence IDA] [PMID 8764831]; GO_function: GO:0003723 - RNA binding [Evidence IEA]; GO_function: GO:0019843 - rRNA binding [Evidence IEA]; GO_function: GO:0003735 - structural constituent of ribosome [Evidence IEA]; GO_function: GO:0003735 - structural constituent of ribosome [Evidence IC] [PMID 11983894]; GO_process: GO:0002181 - cytoplasmic translation [Evidence IC] [PMID 11983894]; GO_process: GO:0000027 - ribosomal large subunit assembly [Evidence IMP] [PMID 8474444]; GO_process: GO:0006412 - translation [Evidence IEA]); translation: MAFQKIEKTAAYHSRYQTPFRRRREGKTDYYARKRLVTQHKAKYNSPKYRLVIRFTKKDIIAQVVSSQITGDVVLSAAYAHELPRYGIKHGLTNWSAAYAVGLLIARRTLQKLGLDETYQGDEEASGEYSLTEAVEDGPRPFKVFLDVGLTRTTTGNRVFGAMKGASDGGLYIPHSAKRFPGFDIETEELDADVLRKYIVGGHVAEYMEELADDDEERYRTLFKSYIEDDIEADGVEDIYTEAHEKIRADPSFVPSNKKSKEEYKAISLKYKQKKLTSEERKAKVAAKIAEFQANN